The DNA region GAGCGTCTCTTCGAGCTCCGCCTGCGTGTCCTGGAGTTCCTGGTTGCGCTGCTCGAGAACGTAGGCTCGCGACTTCGCACGCGCGTCGTAGGCCCCCGCGCCGAATCCGGCGACGCCAGCGAGCGCAGAGAGGATGAGGAAGTTGTTCACTGGATTCGACAACTGGCCCGCGAGATAGATGAAGAGGAGAATACTGGCGACCACGCCAATCGCGCGGAGACACCAGCTAGCGATGGTCGCGAAGAACCTCGGCTGAATGTCGGTCCGGGGCAGCCCGTATCCCCCGTAGAGGAGAACGAGGCCGGACCCGCTGACCAGGACGACGACGATCAGTACCGCCGAACTCGGCAGTACTTCGCCGGCTTGCCTGAGTGGCCAGATCACACCGATAGCGGCGTACAGACCCCCGAGTGTGAGGATCGCACGACGCCCACCGAACACCGAGTGGATTCGGGCCAGGGGGTTCATACCATTCCAGACGTAGAGCCAAATAAATAGTACTTCTGGATCCGACCGTCACTCAGACGGACGTATCGTCACCCGGTGTCGGTCGTCGCTCGCCCCGTGGCTGCCGGAGCGCCTTTTGGGGGTGGGATGACGAATTGTCATCTCTACCCGATCGTACATATCATGCGCGAGGGTGGCCCTACCCCGCCGGAAGGCCCTGTGCAACCACTAGGTATCACGCGAGATGAAATGGCCGTACACCGACACGCCGACCCGGAGTTCGCGGAACCCTATCTTCATTAGGCCGGACTTCGAACACGGCCCTAGACGATGTCGCCGGGAATTCGCGCGACGGTGAAAGTCGGGTCACCCGAGGGCTGTCCAATCGCGGCCTTTTCACAGCGGACGGGGACGACGGTCGATCGAGTCTCGACGAGTGCCGCCAGCGAGGACGGCTCGAGTGACAGTGGGGGAAGCACCACGGAGTTCCTGGCTGCCACCGACGAGGAGATCGACGACGTCTCCGGCCCGATCTTCTCCTACGGGTCGACCAACCTCTATCGCCACGCGCACGACGACTCGAGTTGTCCCTGCGCCTGCCTCGGCTCGTTCGGCTGTCCGGTCCACCGCTACGTCGCCGAGGACGGGGACCTCACGCTGGTCTTTCACGCCGAGGACTTCGACCAGCTCCAGGCGATTATGGCCGAGTTCCGCGAACGGTACCCCGATATCGACGTCCAGCGACTCCTCCAGCCACCGTTGCAGGGATCGACCGAAGAGCAGGTGTTCGTCAACCGGGGGAAACTCACCGACCGCCAGCACGAGGTCCTGCAGGCCGCCTACGATGCCGGTTACTTCGAGCGCCCGAAAGGAGCTAACGCGACCGAAATCGCCGCCGAACTCGACATTAGCCAGTCGACGTTCACCGAACACCTCGTCGCTGCTCAGCGAAAGCTCTTCGAGGACATCCTCGAGACCGACGCGTGATCTTCAGCGAGCGACAACGGAAATAGTTTAATGCCGCATAGGCTTTGACTCTGCATACGACGATGTCACTAGCCGAGGAAACCGAGATGACGGCGACAGAGATCGACGCCTTCCTGAGTCGCCACGAGACTGGCGTCCTGGCACTCGCCAGCGATAACACGCCGTATGCGATCCCGATCTCCTACGGATACGACACCGACAGCCGATCGTTCTACATGCGACTGGTTTCGACGCCCGAGAGCGAGAAACGGAAGTTCCTCGACTCCTCGCCCCAGGTTCGTCTCGTCGTCTACGACGAACGAGATGGTGGTGAGACCTACCACAGCGCCGTCGCCGTCGGCACAATCGAGACGATCGACCCGACCGACCTCACCGTCGAGGACGTCGAGCAATACGGGACGACGAAGCGGCCGCTGTTCGAAATCTGGGGCGAGTC from Natronosalvus rutilus includes:
- a CDS encoding helix-turn-helix domain-containing protein; this encodes MSPGIRATVKVGSPEGCPIAAFSQRTGTTVDRVSTSAASEDGSSDSGGSTTEFLAATDEEIDDVSGPIFSYGSTNLYRHAHDDSSCPCACLGSFGCPVHRYVAEDGDLTLVFHAEDFDQLQAIMAEFRERYPDIDVQRLLQPPLQGSTEEQVFVNRGKLTDRQHEVLQAAYDAGYFERPKGANATEIAAELDISQSTFTEHLVAAQRKLFEDILETDA
- a CDS encoding pyridoxamine 5'-phosphate oxidase family protein — its product is MSLAEETEMTATEIDAFLSRHETGVLALASDNTPYAIPISYGYDTDSRSFYMRLVSTPESEKRKFLDSSPQVRLVVYDERDGGETYHSAVAVGTIETIDPTDLTVEDVEQYGTTKRPLFEIWGESKANLDIQLYRFEPDELSGRRTEIDRGDA